The Sulfurospirillum diekertiae genomic sequence TTTATTCAGAAAGGAATACGATGAACTATCTCTTGAAACCTATTATGGCTCTAGTCTTTCTCTTCTCACTGTCAGAGGCAAAAGAGTTTGTCATCGACAATACTCACTCCAATATAGGCTTTTCAGTTAAACATATGATGATTTCCAATGTTAAAGGTAACTTCAATGCCTACACAGCGGATATTGACTTTGATGCGGACAAAAAAGTCTTCAATAAACTGAGTGCAAAAATCGACGCAGCGTCTATTGATACAGGTATTGCAAAACGCGATGACCACTTACGTAGCAGTGATTTTTTTGATGTTACAAAATTTAAGACCGTTGATTTTGTGATGACGTCTATGAAAGATGACAAAGTGTATGGCAAAATCACCATCCATGGTGTTACAAAAGATATCGTCTTAGTCAGTACCATTCATGGTGTGATCAAAGATTTTCAAGGTCACCAACGTGTAGGTTTTAGCTTGGAAGGAAAACTCAATCGTAAAGATTTTGGTTTAACATGGAATAAAATCTTAGAAGGTGGTGGACTTACTGTCGATGACACGATCAATCTCGCTATTGAAGTGGAAGCTATCGAATTATAAGCGTTTAAAACCATCTCTTTCAAACGTGTGAGCGAAGAGCAAAAACTGCTCTTTCTCTTCTTCGCTCACCTCTATCTCCCACACCACACCATCACTTTCAAATTCTCTTTTTACTACAGTTATATTTTGTGTTGTAGTATAGTGTTCAAAGCGTGGTACGAGAGGATAGTCAGTTTTACATGTAAGGATTTCTTTGAAGAGAAAAGGGATAAGTTTAGCATGAGCAATCACCTCTTTAGCACTGCTTCCATAGGCTCTTACCAATCCACCCGTACCCAGTTTTATACCTCCAAAATAGCGCACGATCAAAAGCCCAGCTTCAATGAGTTCAACACCTCGCATGACATTCAGTACGGGAGGACCCGAGGTACCTTTGGGTTCACCATCATCTGAGTTGTTTTCAACAACTTGACGGAACTCATTGTAAAAACGTTTTGCCCAAACAATATGTGCGGCTTTAGGATGGTCATTTTTGAGCTTTACATGTAAAGATTCAAACGCGTTCATTGGGCAGAGATAGGCTAAAAACGTCGACTTCTTCTCTTCGACCTCCGCGGTATAAATCTGCTCAATGGTCTGCATCAATCCTCTCTTGAAATTATGACTTTAATGTCAGCAGGTTTTGCATGATACGGTGAAGAGGTCACGATAAAATCAACCCCCGTTTGGGCATAGGCAACAATGTTTTGCTCACCAATGCCTCCTGTAGCAGAAAGAAGCAGATTTGGAAACTCTTTTTTGAGTCTCACACAGCGCTTTAAGGTTGCAAAATCCATTTTTTCGCATTGTAGTATCTCTGTTCCAAGGGTAGCAAAATAACGTGCTTCTTCATAGCTATCCACTTCCACGACAATCTTTTTTTCCAAATATTTTTGTTTCATTTTGGCGAATTGTGCTTCAAAAGCGGCATCACTCTCAAAAAAGACACGGTGCTGTTTAAAGACTAAAACAGAGTCATAAAGCCCTAAACGGTGATGTGCCCCGCCACCTGCATAGACTGCTTTGAGCGCTAACTCTTTGGTACGAGGGAAAATCTTACGTGTCGTTAGGAGTTCAATTTTAGGATTGACTTCACGTGCCAGCGTAATCATTGTGTGAGTCTTGGTCGCAATACCGCTTAAAAATTCGAGAATATTTTGACTTACTTTCCATGCCTTATGCGCAGCATCTGCTCTGCCATAAGCTTCTAAGATAAGCTCGCCTGCTTCGAGTCTATCGCCACACTCTTTGTAGGCATGTGTTTCAAGCCCGAGCTTATCACACATCTCTTTGACAAATTCTACACCACATAGCACAATAGGCTCTTTGGAAGCAAATGAAATCTTGGCTTTGTGCGACCCAATATCCAATCCTACCGTGGTAATGTCGATTAAGCCGACATCTTCACGTATCATATCCATCATAAGTAAACCTTTACTAAATTATAATATTGTAACACAAGATGATTTAAAGAAATGACTCCTCTTTTTGAAAAAAATGCAGTGCCGTAAAGACAGTTAAAGAGATCGCGATGAGAATAGCACATAAAAACAATGCTAAGCGGTATTCTCCATCAAAGACAGCATTGTAAATGGCTAAAGAGACTGTATCCGTTTTACCCACAAGGTTTCCACCAAGCATTAGCGTAATGCCTACTTCGCCCAAGGCACGTGCTAATGCAATTAAAAGAGCCGCAATCACACTTTTTTTAATACAGGGAAGAATGATGAAAGTAAATGTATGAAACCTACTCTTGCCACTCATATAGGCTGCCTCTTTAATCGCTTTAGGAAAAAACTCAATCGCTGACTGAAGAGGTTTGACCATGAGTGGAAGGGCAGCTACAAAACCTGCTAACACCAACCCGTTAAAGTCAAAAATAAACCGTATACCCATTGCATTCAAGAAACTTCCTATCCAACCGTATTTACCTAAGAGGAGCAGCAGTAAAAATCCAATGGCAATGGGAGGAAAAATCAGAGGAAGCGTCACAAGTGTTTCAAGAAACCACTTGTATTTTAAGTTTTCTTTAGAGAGATAATAAGAAAGTGGAATACCCAAAAAAACCAAAAGGAGTGCTACCACACTGATGGTTTTAAGGCTTAGCACCAAAGGGTGCCAAACCTGTACCATATCAAAGCCCATATTTAACAAATATCTCTTTCGCTTTCGGTGTTTGTAAAAAAGCAACAAACTCTTGACATGCTTTATCTATTTCACAGGCTTTTAAGCTCCCTGCAACGATCTCAATAGGTGTATAATACGTTTGCGGGATTTTGATGTAACCACCAATTTTATCCATGCTATCCAGCGCTGCGGTTAGGTTCATAATGCCCACATCCACCTCATGGGTACTCACATAAGAACTTACCTGAGGAACCGTAGCAACGACCAAAAGTTTTTCTTTCACGCTTTCATACAATTTGGCATTATGTAAAAACTCTATGCCAGCATCGCCATAAATCGCTTTTTTAGCTTCAGGCATTGCAATGGTTTTAATGCTCTCATTTTTCAAATCTTCAATGCGTGTAAATGAAATCCCTTTAGCATAAGCGATGACAGCAACACCCTCTCCTATTTTCTGATAATGTTCAAAATGGAGCTCTTTCTGCTTCTCTAAAAATTTTTTATCGGCAATGACTAAAGCTATTTCCGTCTGTTTGGCTTGGGCAAAAATTTGTGCCATATTGCCATAAATGGCATCTACCTTGGTATGATTTTCGGCATATACTTTAAGTACCTCTTGCACAGGTTTTTTATACCCTGCTCCCACGGCAATTTTAAAATCATCAGCAATCAATTGGCTTAACAAAGCGATACAGACGCTTATCACCATCTTTTTCATTCTGTTCCCTTAGATCAATTTTTGCAAAATCGGTGTAAACGCTTTAGTTCCTATACTGACACTGTCGCCTACCCGTAAATCTTTAGCTTCTCCACCATCAAGAACCACTTCAACAATCTGTTGTCCAATAGAGACAATGGCAACGTAAATCACATCAACTTTCACAATATCCAATAACTCGCCTTCAAACGAAAACTTCTGACTGCCTTGTGTGCGAAGTAACACACTTTTAGCATCTCCATCTTGCACGACGTGACCTTGAGAGAGGACAATCACACGAGAACTTAGTCGATACATTTCACTCGGATCATGACTCACCATAATCGTTGTGGTACCAAAGGCCTTATGAAGGGTTAAAATCTCATGTTGAAGTTTTGTACGCATGGAAGGGTCCAGTGCAGAAAGAGGCTCATCCATTAAAAGTAATTTGGGTCTGTTCATCATCGCACGGCACAAACTCACACGCTGTTTTTGCCCGCCAGAAAGCGTTGCAGGTCTGCGATTGCTAAGCTCGCTAAGCTCTGTCATACTTAAAAGCTGATCGGCTAAAGCTTTATCTTTACGCACAAAGAGAAGATTCTCAAGGACGCTCATATTGGGGAAAAGGGCATAGTCTTGAAAGACGAAACCGATACCCCGTTTTTGGGGAGGCAGACAGTGTGCTTCATCAAGCCATACCTCATCATCTACTTTTATCTGACCTTTTGCACTCTCAAGACCCGCTAAAATACGAAGTAATGTTGTTTTACCACTGCCGCTTTGACCTGAAAGTGCCACGAAATTCTGTTTTTCAATCGAAAGTTTTACATGTAAATCCATCTTACCCATCGAGCCTAAAAGCTCTTTTTGGACATCAATCTCAATCATGCAATCCCTCCCAAACGGCGATTCTGATTACGGTTAAAAATATACACCAAAAGAAGAACCAAAAAGCTGATCATAACCATAATGCCACTGTAAATATGAGCACTGGTATAATCCATAATTTCGACCAACTCATACACCGCGACCGAAGCCGTTTTCGTTTGATTGGGAATGCTTCCACCCACCATCAAGACTACACCAAATTCACCCACAGTATGCGCAAATGTAATGACAATAGCCGTCATCAAAGAGGGCTTAATATTGGGCATTGCCACACAAAAAAGTGTTTTGAGCTTACTTTTTCCTGCAATATACGAGGCTTCAAGCATATTTTTAGGCAACGTTTCAAAACCACTTTGAAGCGGTTGCACCATAAAAGGGAGGGAATAAAAGCAACTTGCCACCACTAACCCTGAGAAGTTAAACACCAACTTTATACCCAGTACATCTTGAAAAAATCGTCCGATAGGAGAATGAAATGAGAGGGCATACAGAATGTAAAAGCCTAAAACGGAGGGAGGTAAAACAATAGGAAGTGCCGTGATGGACTCAAAAATAGGCTTAAAGCGAGATTTACTCTGCGATAAATTCCATGCGATGAACAAAGAGACAATAAAGAGAATCGACGTAGTAATAGAAGCGAGTTTAAACGAGATCAAAAAGGGAGTAAACTCCAATGCCATCAGTTTTTCAAACACCTTCTACCTCCATGACGAAAAGCTCACTTGCCTTCATCAACAAAGTGACATCATCCCCTACTTGGAGATTCATGCGCATTGAAGAGCTTAAAGTCAGAAAACTTTGTACCTCGCTTCCTTTTACATGTAAAAGAATATTGCTCAATAATTTTCCATTTTCGATACTCACAATCTTAGCGGGAAGCTGATTGGAATAACTAAGCTCTCCACTAAGATTTTTGGCAATTGCGACATGTGAAGGCTTTACGCCAAGGGTCACATGACTCTTTACATGTAAACCCTTTGGCAAATCAAGCCCCATCATTTTAAGTATACTTCCCTCATAATCAAACGTGATGATATGAAGATTCTGCTCACCTTCAATCTGGGTAACAACGGCACGCAGTCTATTCATTGACGACATATCCATAATTTTTAAAGATTGCTTTCGCTTTAGCACTCAAAACAAAGTCATAAAACGCTTTAGCTTCCGCATTTTTCTCTGCTTGTTTCAAAAGAACAATACCTTGAGCGATTGGTTTATAAAGCTTTGGATCAACATCAACCCATTGAACGCCTTTTTTATACTCTTTCATTTTGTCGCTGTAAAAAGCAGAAGCATTAACAAAGCCCACATCAGCCGCAGTTAAAGAAAACTGTAACGCTTGTCCGATACTATCACCTTGAACGAGTTTTGGTTCAACTTTGTCTAAAATATTTGCATTTTTAAACGCCTCCATACTTGCTGTTCCATACGGTGCTGTTTTTGGATTTGCAATAGCAACTTTCTCCACTTTTGGATCTACAATCACTGCAATACCTTTACTTAAATCAAGCCCTTTCGTGCTGACCATTGCTAAAGCGCCACTCGCATAAACAACAGGTTTCGTTACAGCAATACCATCTTCATACAAACTCTCAGGAAATTTCATATCGGCACTTAAGAAAATGTCAAATGGCGCACCACTTTTAATTTGCGTTGTAAATTTACCACTAGCACCTAGGATCGTATTGACTTTTGTATTTGGGTTTGTTTTAGCAAACTCCGTTTTAAGTGACTCTACCGCATCACTTAAATTGGCGGCAACCGCAACACTGATCTCTCCTGCAAGCAAACTCGCGCTTAACAAAACACTCGCTAATAACAGTTTTAACATAGAAACTCCTTGAATATTAGATTATTTTCCGATTAAGATACTACTCGATTTGATGATGGCACAGACACGCGACCCAACAGCAAGCCCTAAAGCTCTCACTGACTCAGCCGTAATGGTGGAAACAACCACATCGTTTTGACCAATATCTACACTCACTTGGGCATTAACCTCACCCAATTTAATGTCTGTGATCATCCCCACAAGTTTATTGCGAGCACTGGTCGCAATATCAAGAACATTGGAAATCAAAACAGATGAGGCTTTGATAATACCAACCACTTCATCCCCGATTTCTAACCCTAACTCTTCAACAGCACTATTGGTAATGGTCGATACAAGAATGACTCCACTTTTGAGCACAATACTCACCTCTGCATTGACTTTTGCCTGTTTAATCTCGCCGATTTTCCCCATCAGCTGATTACGTGCACTAATTTGCATAGCAATCCTTTGTATATGTTTTAAACTATTCATTTCAAAGTCGCCCATGGTTGAGAGCCGATTTAAAAACCTCTCATACTCTTTTTTTAAAACGGAATAATTGGCAACAACTTCTTCTCCTAAGGGTGTTAATGTCGTTCCACCACCACCGCTTCCACCTGTGACACGTACCACTAAAGGATGATTGGAAAGGTTGTTCATCGTATCGACAGCTTCCCATGCAGCCTTATAACTGAGTCCTACTCGTTTAGCGGCACTGCTGATTGAACCTGTCTCGGCAATAGCTTCTAAGAGCTTCACTCTCTTTTCCAACAAAACTGGTTTGTCAAAGCTCATTACACCAGAGGCAATCCCATCCATTTTTCTTCCTTATGTATTTATTGTATATAACGATAAACCAGCGTTTAAATAATTTGGAACATTATAACGTTATTACCTTAATAGCTATAACGCTTTATGTTTATTTTTTGATCATTTAAAGCAAAGTGGCTATTTTAGCCATTTTAAAAGGTAATTTTTAAGAAACTTTATATAAAATGATCGGATAAATCCTTCAAAAAAGAGCAGCATGACACAAAAAATTTTATCGCTTATCTGCGGCGCATGTATTATTACCTCATCTCTGAGCGCAGCTTATCTTGACAAAGAGACTGCCGATCGTATTAAACGTAATACGGATTCTATTATTGCTAAAGACCTTAATAGTAAACAACTTATTTTTGCCAAAGATGAGCAAAAGATTAACCAACCTGCTAGTTTAACCAAGATTATGACGGCAATGCTTGCGATAGAAAGTGGCAGAATGAACGATGTCGTCACGATTACGCGTGAGATGATTCAAGTTGAACCTACCAAAGCAGGTCTTAGAGTGGGTGAGAGATTTTATCTTAGAGATCTTGTTAAAGCAGCAATGGTGATGTCAGCAAATGATGCGGCCATGAGCATTGGCGTTTACTTAGGCGATGGTGATGTCGATAAGTTTGTAGGTATGATGAACAGAAAAGCAAAAGCTATTGGCATGAAAAATACCAACTTTACGAATCCTTGTGGTTTTGATAGTAGTAATTTTGGGCACCACTACTCTACCGCACTGGATCTTTTAACCCTTAGTGAATATGCCATTAAAAACAACGCATTTAATGATATGGCAAAACTCAAACGTCATGATTTTCAAGCCGTCAATACGAAGCGTAAATATGCGGCTTACACGCATAATAAACTCCTTAACAATTATAAATATGCCGTAGGAATTAAAACAGGATATACCCAAAAAGCGGGGCCTTGTCTCATTGCACGCGCTAAAAAAGACAACAAAGATATTTTAGTCGTTATGCTTAACTCTGAACACCGTTGGAACGATATTAAAACAATTTTTGAAGATGTTTTACCTGATCTTACCGAAACGAAAAGTAGCTCTCACAAAGTCATTTCTCATTCTAAAAGCACGAAGAAAACAGCATCAACGAAAAGAAAAGCTCATAAAATAGCTTAAGGCTTGTCACAAGACAAGCCCTTTAGGCTTCTTCTATTTTGAAAAACCCTTTGCTCTCTCATACGATGCTTCCATCGCTTTTATAAAACTATCTCTCACTTTTCCTTCTTCCAATTTTGCATACCCTGCAGCCGTTGTTCCTGCTGGCGACATCACTTTATCTTTCAAGAGTGCTGGATGTTCCGTTTTGAGCACTTCACCAACTCCTTCAAAAAGTGTTGCAATGTATTGATATGTGATTTCTCGCTTCATCCCTAGGTTGACCGCACCATCGCTTAAGGCTTCAGCAACGAGTGCAATCCACGCTGGAGCTGAACCTGAAAGACCTGTTGCAATGTCTAGCTCTTTTTCACTCTCTAACCAAAAACAGCGACCAATGGAGCTGAGTACATCCATTGCCTC encodes the following:
- a CDS encoding YceI family protein — its product is MNYLLKPIMALVFLFSLSEAKEFVIDNTHSNIGFSVKHMMISNVKGNFNAYTADIDFDADKKVFNKLSAKIDAASIDTGIAKRDDHLRSSDFFDVTKFKTVDFVMTSMKDDKVYGKITIHGVTKDIVLVSTIHGVIKDFQGHQRVGFSLEGKLNRKDFGLTWNKILEGGGLTVDDTINLAIEVEAIEL
- the modA gene encoding molybdate ABC transporter substrate-binding protein; the encoded protein is MKKMVISVCIALLSQLIADDFKIAVGAGYKKPVQEVLKVYAENHTKVDAIYGNMAQIFAQAKQTEIALVIADKKFLEKQKELHFEHYQKIGEGVAVIAYAKGISFTRIEDLKNESIKTIAMPEAKKAIYGDAGIEFLHNAKLYESVKEKLLVVATVPQVSSYVSTHEVDVGIMNLTAALDSMDKIGGYIKIPQTYYTPIEIVAGSLKACEIDKACQEFVAFLQTPKAKEIFVKYGL
- a CDS encoding ABC transporter ATP-binding protein gives rise to the protein MIEIDVQKELLGSMGKMDLHVKLSIEKQNFVALSGQSGSGKTTLLRILAGLESAKGQIKVDDEVWLDEAHCLPPQKRGIGFVFQDYALFPNMSVLENLLFVRKDKALADQLLSMTELSELSNRRPATLSGGQKQRVSLCRAMMNRPKLLLMDEPLSALDPSMRTKLQHEILTLHKAFGTTTIMVSHDPSEMYRLSSRVIVLSQGHVVQDGDAKSVLLRTQGSQKFSFEGELLDIVKVDVIYVAIVSIGQQIVEVVLDGGEAKDLRVGDSVSIGTKAFTPILQKLI
- a CDS encoding D-alanyl-D-alanine carboxypeptidase family protein, whose translation is MTQKILSLICGACIITSSLSAAYLDKETADRIKRNTDSIIAKDLNSKQLIFAKDEQKINQPASLTKIMTAMLAIESGRMNDVVTITREMIQVEPTKAGLRVGERFYLRDLVKAAMVMSANDAAMSIGVYLGDGDVDKFVGMMNRKAKAIGMKNTNFTNPCGFDSSNFGHHYSTALDLLTLSEYAIKNNAFNDMAKLKRHDFQAVNTKRKYAAYTHNKLLNNYKYAVGIKTGYTQKAGPCLIARAKKDNKDILVVMLNSEHRWNDIKTIFEDVLPDLTETKSSSHKVISHSKSTKKTASTKRKAHKIA
- a CDS encoding IMPACT family protein is translated as MQTIEQIYTAEVEEKKSTFLAYLCPMNAFESLHVKLKNDHPKAAHIVWAKRFYNEFRQVVENNSDDGEPKGTSGPPVLNVMRGVELIEAGLLIVRYFGGIKLGTGGLVRAYGSSAKEVIAHAKLIPFLFKEILTCKTDYPLVPRFEHYTTTQNITVVKREFESDGVVWEIEVSEEEKEQFLLFAHTFERDGFKRL
- the modA gene encoding molybdate ABC transporter substrate-binding protein; protein product: MLKLLLASVLLSASLLAGEISVAVAANLSDAVESLKTEFAKTNPNTKVNTILGASGKFTTQIKSGAPFDIFLSADMKFPESLYEDGIAVTKPVVYASGALAMVSTKGLDLSKGIAVIVDPKVEKVAIANPKTAPYGTASMEAFKNANILDKVEPKLVQGDSIGQALQFSLTAADVGFVNASAFYSDKMKEYKKGVQWVDVDPKLYKPIAQGIVLLKQAEKNAEAKAFYDFVLSAKAKAIFKNYGYVVNE
- a CDS encoding TOBE domain-containing protein produces the protein MNRLRAVVTQIEGEQNLHIITFDYEGSILKMMGLDLPKGLHVKSHVTLGVKPSHVAIAKNLSGELSYSNQLPAKIVSIENGKLLSNILLHVKGSEVQSFLTLSSSMRMNLQVGDDVTLLMKASELFVMEVEGV
- the modD gene encoding ModD protein: MMDMIREDVGLIDITTVGLDIGSHKAKISFASKEPIVLCGVEFVKEMCDKLGLETHAYKECGDRLEAGELILEAYGRADAAHKAWKVSQNILEFLSGIATKTHTMITLAREVNPKIELLTTRKIFPRTKELALKAVYAGGGAHHRLGLYDSVLVFKQHRVFFESDAAFEAQFAKMKQKYLEKKIVVEVDSYEEARYFATLGTEILQCEKMDFATLKRCVRLKKEFPNLLLSATGGIGEQNIVAYAQTGVDFIVTSSPYHAKPADIKVIISRED
- the modB gene encoding molybdate ABC transporter permease subunit; the protein is MVQVWHPLVLSLKTISVVALLLVFLGIPLSYYLSKENLKYKWFLETLVTLPLIFPPIAIGFLLLLLLGKYGWIGSFLNAMGIRFIFDFNGLVLAGFVAALPLMVKPLQSAIEFFPKAIKEAAYMSGKSRFHTFTFIILPCIKKSVIAALLIALARALGEVGITLMLGGNLVGKTDTVSLAIYNAVFDGEYRLALFLCAILIAISLTVFTALHFFQKEESFL
- a CDS encoding TOBE domain-containing protein, producing the protein MDGIASGVMSFDKPVLLEKRVKLLEAIAETGSISSAAKRVGLSYKAAWEAVDTMNNLSNHPLVVRVTGGSGGGGTTLTPLGEEVVANYSVLKKEYERFLNRLSTMGDFEMNSLKHIQRIAMQISARNQLMGKIGEIKQAKVNAEVSIVLKSGVILVSTITNSAVEELGLEIGDEVVGIIKASSVLISNVLDIATSARNKLVGMITDIKLGEVNAQVSVDIGQNDVVVSTITAESVRALGLAVGSRVCAIIKSSSILIGK
- the modB gene encoding molybdate ABC transporter permease subunit — translated: MALEFTPFLISFKLASITTSILFIVSLFIAWNLSQSKSRFKPIFESITALPIVLPPSVLGFYILYALSFHSPIGRFFQDVLGIKLVFNFSGLVVASCFYSLPFMVQPLQSGFETLPKNMLEASYIAGKSKLKTLFCVAMPNIKPSLMTAIVITFAHTVGEFGVVLMVGGSIPNQTKTASVAVYELVEIMDYTSAHIYSGIMVMISFLVLLLVYIFNRNQNRRLGGIA